Below is a window of Pseudomonas monteilii DNA.
AGCGTTGCGCGTACTGTTCTGCATGGGCATCAACCAGAACTTCTTCGATGCTCCACGGGAAGAGCAGCTGCAGGTCTGGGCTGCCTTCAGTGCGATGTGGAATGGCATCCATGACCTGGCCGGGGTCAACGTGCTGGGCAACATGGATGACGACCAGGGCATGGTCGGCCCGTCGGACGGCTTCCCCTGGACCACCTACCTGCTGGCCGACGTGCCGGACATCGAGACCGTCCATGCAGCCTGCAACCTGTTCCGTACCACGGCAGTGGGCGAGGGGCCGTACAAGTTGTGGCGCTACGCCAAGGTAGAGGCTCGCGTCGGCCGCGAGCTGATCATCCAGCGCGCCTGAACACCTCAGTATCGAGAACAGCCAGCCATCGATGCTGGCAAGGAGTACCCCGTGACCAACCTGATTCCCGCCCTGAACCTGGCGGTCGACCCGGCCGAACTGGTGCAGGCCGACCGTGTCCACACCTCGCTCTACACCGACCCAGCGCTGTTCGACGCCGAGCTGGAAAAGATCTTCCACAGCACCTGGATCTGGGTCGCCCACGAAAGCGAAGTCCCCGACGCCGGCAGCTACAAGACCACCTACATCGGCAAGCAGCCGGTGATCGTGGTGCGCGATCGCAAGAAAGGCATCAACGTGCTGCTCAACCGCTGCCGCCACCGCGGCGCCACCGTCTGCGAGCACAAGAAGGGCAAGACCAACAGCTTCGTCTGCCCCTACCACGGCTGGGGCTACGCCCTGGACGGCTCGCTGCGCGGCGTGCCACACCCGGAAAGCTACGGCGACTGCATCGACAAGGCCGAGCTGCCGCTGGTCAGCCTGCGCACCGAACGCTATGCCGGCATGGTCTTCGCCACCTTCAAGGACGACATCGAGCCGCTGGAAGACTTCCTCGGTGCGGCGAAGAAGTGGATGGACCTGTTCATGAAACAGGGCGCCGGCTATGGCATCAAGGTGCCCGGCGAGCACCGCTTCCGCTTCCCCGGCAACTGGAAGATCCAGCTGGAGAACACCACCGACGCCTACCACTTCCCGCTGGTGCACAAGAGCTTCTTGTCCTCGGTCGACGAGCAGACCCTGGAGCTGTTCGACTTCGTCAAAGGCCCCGGCTACGTCGAGGACCTGGGCAACGGCCACAGCGTGATGGTGATGATCCCCGACCTGGTCGACCTCGAAGCCGACCTCGACAAGCCGATCCCCGAGCGCTTCGAGGCCCTGGCCGCCGAACTGCGTGACGAAGGCATCGAGGAGCAGCAGGTACGCCGCATCGTACGCGCCGTCGGCGGCTCGGGCTTCAACCTCAACCTGTTCCCCAACGTCGCCTGCTCCATGGCCTTCTTCCGTGTGCTGCAACCGATCTCGGTGACCGAGACCGAGATCCATCACTCGGTGATCACCATGGACGGCGGACCGGCTGCGGCCAACCGCTACCGCCTGCGCCTGCACGAGCACTTCCAGGGGCCGATGGGCTTCGGCACCCCGGATGACTCCGAGGCCTGGGAGCGTGTCCAGAAAGGCGCCAACGCCGGCGAGAACCTGTGGATCATGCTCAACCGTGGCCTGCCCGGCGAGAAGCCCACCCCCGATGGCCTGGTGTCCGACGTCAGTGCCGAGACCGGTATGCGCGCGGCCTACCAGCAGTGGAAGAAGATGATGACCGCGGAGGCCAAATGATGAACCTCGAGCTGCTCAACGAAGTCACCGCCTTTCTCTGGCAGGAAGGCGACATGCTCGACCACGGCGAGTACGACGGCTGGCTGAAGCTGTGGACCGAAAAAGGGACCTACATCATCCCGATCGATCCCAAGGAAACCGATTTCGAGAACACCCTGAACTACGCCTACGACGACCACCACATGCGCGGCCTGCGCGTGCAGCGGCTGATCGGCGGCGAGTCGATCTCGACCAGCCCGCAGCCCCGCACCGTGCGCACGATCTCGCGCATCCGGGTGCTCGACGATGACGGCGTCAACGTCACCGTGCGCGCCGCGCAGAACATCCGCGAGTTTCGCAAGGAAAGCCTCAAGCACTACAGCGCCGATGTGACCTACACCCTGGTGCGTGCCGAAGGTGGTTTCAGGATCCACCGCAAGGTGATCAGCCTGATCAACAGCGACGATACCCTGGCCGGTATCGGCTACATCCTGTGAGGGGGCGAGCATGAACCAAGTTGCATTGGTCACGGGCGCCGCACAGGGCTTGGGGCAACGCTTCTGTGCCCAGCTCCTGGCCGCAGGCTTCGATGTCGTGGTCTCCGACCGTGATCTGGCGTTGGCCGAAGCTGCGGCTCAGGCATTGCAGGGGTCAGGGGGGCGCACACTGGCGGTGAAGCTCGACGTAGGCTCGAAAGCCGATTTCGAGCAGGCCTTGGCACAGGTGCTGGAACACTTCGGCGCGCTGCACGTGGTCGTCAACAACGCGGCGGTCACCAAGACTACGCCGCTGATGCAGATCACCCCGGACGAATTCGATGCGGTGGTCGGCCTGAACCTGCGCAGCGTGTTCCTAGGGTGTCAGGTGCTGGGCGCGCACATGGCCGAGGCCGGTTACGGTCGCATCATCAACATGGCGTCGCTGGCAGGACAGAATGGAGGGACCGCCACCGGCGCCCACTACGCGGCGAGCAAGGGGGCGATCCTCACCCTCACCAAGATCTTCGCCAAGGAATTTGCCAGCCGTGGCGTCACCGTCAATGCCATTGCGCCCGGGCCGATCGATTCGCCTGCGGTGCGGGCGGCGGTGCCGGCTGAACGCATGGAGGGGCTGCTCGCCGCTATCCCGGTGCAGCAGCTGGGCGATGCCGATTTCCTCGGCCAACTGATCGTGCAACTGGCGCGGCCTGAAGCCTACTTCACCACCGGGGCGACCTGGGACGTGAACGGCGGGCTGTTCATGCGTTGAGTTTTCCGGAGGCGCCCGTTCGCCTCCGATGTTATGCAGGACACTGCCATGAAAGAAGAATTGTTGAATGTCGTCGTGCGCAAGCGCGAAATCCAGGGCGCCGATGTCGTCGTCCTGGATCTGGGGCATGTCGATGGCGCGGCGCTGCCGGCCTTCGAAGCGGGCGCTCATGTGGATATCCATGTCGCCCCCGGCGTGGTGCGTCAGTACTCGCTGTGCAGCGACCCGGCCGATACCTCGGTGTATCGCCTGGGTGTGTTGAAGGACCCTGCCTCGCGCGGGGGGTCAGTGGGGGTGCACCAAGCCCTGCTCGAAGGGCGCGAAGTGCAGATCAGTGCGCCGCGCAACCTGTTCCCGTTGGCACCCGACGCCCAGCGCACCCTCCTGCTCGGGGGCGGCATCGGCATCACACCGATGATCGCCATGGCGTTTGCCCTGCATCAGCAGGGGGCCGATTTCGAGCTGCATTATTGTGGACGTTCGCGCACGCACAGCGCCTTTCTGGGCGAGCTGGCCGATGCGCC
It encodes the following:
- a CDS encoding IacB protein produces the protein MNDKKALRVLFCMGINQNFFDAPREEQLQVWAAFSAMWNGIHDLAGVNVLGNMDDDQGMVGPSDGFPWTTYLLADVPDIETVHAACNLFRTTAVGEGPYKLWRYAKVEARVGRELIIQRA
- a CDS encoding Rieske (2Fe-2S) protein, which gives rise to MTNLIPALNLAVDPAELVQADRVHTSLYTDPALFDAELEKIFHSTWIWVAHESEVPDAGSYKTTYIGKQPVIVVRDRKKGINVLLNRCRHRGATVCEHKKGKTNSFVCPYHGWGYALDGSLRGVPHPESYGDCIDKAELPLVSLRTERYAGMVFATFKDDIEPLEDFLGAAKKWMDLFMKQGAGYGIKVPGEHRFRFPGNWKIQLENTTDAYHFPLVHKSFLSSVDEQTLELFDFVKGPGYVEDLGNGHSVMVMIPDLVDLEADLDKPIPERFEALAAELRDEGIEEQQVRRIVRAVGGSGFNLNLFPNVACSMAFFRVLQPISVTETEIHHSVITMDGGPAAANRYRLRLHEHFQGPMGFGTPDDSEAWERVQKGANAGENLWIMLNRGLPGEKPTPDGLVSDVSAETGMRAAYQQWKKMMTAEAK
- a CDS encoding aromatic-ring-hydroxylating dioxygenase, encoding MNLELLNEVTAFLWQEGDMLDHGEYDGWLKLWTEKGTYIIPIDPKETDFENTLNYAYDDHHMRGLRVQRLIGGESISTSPQPRTVRTISRIRVLDDDGVNVTVRAAQNIREFRKESLKHYSADVTYTLVRAEGGFRIHRKVISLINSDDTLAGIGYIL
- a CDS encoding 3-oxoacyl-ACP reductase, whose amino-acid sequence is MNQVALVTGAAQGLGQRFCAQLLAAGFDVVVSDRDLALAEAAAQALQGSGGRTLAVKLDVGSKADFEQALAQVLEHFGALHVVVNNAAVTKTTPLMQITPDEFDAVVGLNLRSVFLGCQVLGAHMAEAGYGRIINMASLAGQNGGTATGAHYAASKGAILTLTKIFAKEFASRGVTVNAIAPGPIDSPAVRAAVPAERMEGLLAAIPVQQLGDADFLGQLIVQLARPEAYFTTGATWDVNGGLFMR